In Arthrobacter sp. Soc17.1.1.1, the following are encoded in one genomic region:
- a CDS encoding DUF6668 family protein produces the protein MTPQRNPFVNEPEVEPQEDPIDDDPILGQRESLRGPRNIQQTLAAEPVDEAEPAAPVAVTSATLWLVGASGGVGTSTLAGLCSENVVDESERRPTYAGRALLVCSTSASSLEAAQQLARKSASGQLPYELVGLVIVHDRPKNRLTKPTLDFARGVARMFPVAMTAPYEPSWHEVGVTPQVSGTRLKSVLRKIEKIARSGH, from the coding sequence GTGACCCCGCAGCGCAATCCGTTCGTCAACGAGCCGGAGGTCGAGCCGCAGGAAGACCCGATCGACGATGACCCGATCCTCGGGCAGCGCGAGTCGCTGAGGGGCCCGCGGAACATTCAGCAGACCCTCGCCGCCGAGCCTGTCGATGAAGCCGAACCAGCAGCCCCCGTAGCGGTGACCAGCGCGACCTTGTGGCTAGTCGGTGCCTCCGGTGGCGTCGGCACCAGCACCCTCGCGGGCCTGTGCTCGGAGAACGTCGTCGATGAATCCGAGCGGCGTCCGACCTACGCGGGCCGGGCCCTGTTGGTCTGCTCGACCAGTGCGTCCTCGCTCGAGGCCGCGCAGCAGCTGGCCCGCAAGTCCGCGTCCGGGCAGCTGCCCTATGAACTGGTCGGCCTGGTGATCGTCCACGACCGGCCCAAGAATCGGCTGACGAAGCCGACCCTGGACTTCGCGCGCGGGGTTGCGCGGATGTTCCCGGTGGCCATGACGGCGCCGTATGAACCCTCGTGGCACGAGGTTGGCGTCACCCCACAAGTTTCCGGGACACGGCTGAAAAGCGTGCTCCGGAAAATCGAAAAGATCGCCCGCTCCGGGCACTGA
- a CDS encoding MinD/ParA family ATP-binding protein: MRMTAVIDPAGTLELDLGGEKTTAGYPSVMEARRSVMSTATDLAAETSTATELHIEDPSGSRTILVQTNGAVIEQDAESEPTESGPVQSAEAIEHAVSPVTPKELTVPEATAEAPAPVATPAPAPAPAPAPVEASVATEATAPETVVASAVISAVVPVETVGPLPTRRMAMPSFVDRPDADSPAQVGVRGLLNQFGLKLAASPAELEQRRDEKTVSQHRAGPRTITVLNPKGGAGKTPTVICLSAVFARLGGSGVLAWDNNDSLGSLGWRTFDAGHEATVVDLLEQTGYFMTAGARAGDLASYIHHQPSDQYDVLRSDDRSGAKKRHEVTGDEVHRLYSVAAKYYRLILMDSGNTERGDNWEAMIGHSDQVVIPVKSVDDAAEGASRVLSALRAGNEHAQSLADRALVIVLGCTPSHGPAKLNELAESFRPFVKSVVTVPYDPSLIEGRIRFSSMLPQTRRAWLRAAAQIAEGL, from the coding sequence ATGAGAATGACCGCTGTCATCGACCCGGCCGGCACCCTCGAGCTTGATCTGGGAGGCGAGAAAACCACCGCCGGCTACCCCTCGGTCATGGAAGCCCGTCGATCCGTCATGAGCACCGCGACCGACCTCGCGGCCGAGACGAGCACCGCCACCGAACTGCACATCGAGGACCCATCCGGCTCCCGCACGATCCTCGTTCAGACCAACGGCGCCGTCATCGAGCAGGACGCTGAGAGTGAACCTACGGAAAGCGGGCCAGTACAGTCCGCCGAGGCAATCGAACATGCGGTGTCCCCGGTGACGCCAAAAGAGTTGACCGTGCCAGAGGCCACGGCGGAAGCACCAGCACCTGTTGCCACTCCTGCTCCTGCTCCCGCTCCTGCTCCCGCTCCCGTTGAGGCTTCCGTGGCCACGGAAGCGACGGCACCGGAAACCGTCGTTGCATCAGCCGTCATATCGGCAGTGGTCCCGGTAGAGACGGTGGGACCACTGCCGACCCGCAGGATGGCGATGCCATCGTTCGTCGACCGGCCGGACGCCGACTCACCGGCACAGGTTGGGGTCCGTGGTCTGCTGAATCAGTTCGGGTTGAAGCTCGCCGCTTCGCCGGCGGAGTTGGAGCAGCGCCGCGACGAGAAGACCGTCTCTCAGCACCGGGCCGGGCCCCGCACGATCACAGTCCTGAACCCCAAGGGCGGGGCGGGTAAGACGCCGACGGTGATCTGCCTGTCCGCTGTGTTCGCCCGACTCGGCGGCTCCGGTGTCCTGGCGTGGGACAACAACGACTCGCTCGGGTCGCTGGGATGGCGGACCTTTGACGCCGGCCATGAGGCGACGGTGGTCGACCTTCTCGAGCAGACCGGCTACTTTATGACCGCCGGCGCGCGTGCCGGGGATCTGGCGTCCTACATCCACCACCAGCCCTCGGACCAGTACGACGTCCTTCGCTCCGATGACCGGTCGGGTGCGAAGAAGCGACACGAGGTCACCGGTGACGAGGTCCACCGCCTCTACTCGGTGGCCGCGAAGTATTACCGGTTGATTCTCATGGACTCGGGCAACACCGAGCGCGGGGACAACTGGGAGGCCATGATCGGGCACTCCGATCAGGTCGTCATCCCGGTCAAGTCCGTCGACGACGCAGCCGAAGGCGCATCCCGGGTCCTCAGCGCCCTGCGGGCGGGCAACGAGCACGCGCAGTCGTTGGCGGACCGCGCCCTGGTGATCGTCTTGGGCTGCACCCCGTCCCACGGTCCGGCGAAGCTGAACGAGCTCGCTGAGTCCTTCCGCCCGTTCGTGAAGTCGGTCGTCACGGTGCCCTACGATCCGTCGCTGATCGAGGGCAGGATCCGGTTCTCCTCGATGCTCCCGCAGACCCGCCGCGCCTGGCTCCGGGCAGCCGCGCAGATCGCGGAGGGACTGTGA